A stretch of Pleuronectes platessa chromosome 24, fPlePla1.1, whole genome shotgun sequence DNA encodes these proteins:
- the LOC128431321 gene encoding microtubule-associated protein 2 has protein sequence MADGRQPDEHWASNGRENGENGYSAYGSGYKENGFHGGAAAHPGTTVDESANLPPSPPPSPSAEQIGPVAQEDKVEKEVDEEQEEEQEEEQEEEQQEQEAPDRPQEEVTYEQPGDSLLEQADYLAEPQAFGCQQTPEVLNGGAHPGERSSSPKGVCVCLCVVQLSECATVLFLLCMILSCSVYRARRLFLSRFPKCDATPALPPTFLRLLCSSASASTPEVTQHHTLIFVLSSYHTLSIGATLEDLINHVAVDHLSALLYCQLHCKCQYHCVNDGESCTVSFELAARPEEECLSPESGESVVKEDEQQVPSLLGKQPVVEKSNPEGEEVALSEALPPPSVKDEEASSMEEARKDEEGEVEESEEVKESEEVKESEESAPSKEKPKAESIDTEQDGGSDIRMQETPVTEIENLKSSPEPGAETESTSGKLVEQKPGAATYFETSSKIPGDNSAQTQSYYELSTAAETESREPEDVVLKQEDEEEETVKTSSCEVSIEQGSLSLNITVGSLEKESSSFSESLCPISGSFDEADVPPSTPPVESHDPKLPPAVSITQTSADAHEDALAEETPPSPDEEMSSFCLSEMLDLAGALPQLSGGRREVDHMRRKSVPTNVSSLVGSSLARLALGDTISRRENQLEELGYCVFNEYSGPMPSPADVPSPGHSPHQCFQSVESEVEEELSGYKGIQQPEKKDSPVMTSKMMERAVTSGVKPDRLRIPMTGSKDRLNEFRLESGLTGDLKIQAIPEVDVEKDPSREASPIPPDSSFTFCPVDPLSRIPKSPTVPKSPEDALSESQDAKDEAGEDVKAEDELESESREDKKPELDKDTTPTEQKESEQSKEANRSSVFSPSSEEKKIQEVTETQEIPKAQIHSQITTSIIVIPQAQTEEEDEDDIEMAEEPQEMMEELEEPVPPKTHEAEDRKKEEETGGDQVVEEEPKSGGEERSRGATHSSPCSDKGGGREDGTGEEEEGRKQEEEVEKRMDEEEEEKRMDEEEEKDVEIGQEVQETSQGENDETTLDVSILDTDSGWMDSQDEDKSIMTEQIEALPLTQSSTGSPAVDRPAKRAPGRGRGPAGTAESKVSRKVPGHHPREETKKKKVGMRRAEQNKLSVLQTRSPSRKSAGRAAARHPRPALLHGPARRKASGEHVFAGMESHQPLSVAHQSRERTTERAYRSPEKRSSLPRPAKSLTRHIPAAEQDDSTPCRPTSIRSRGDSRSRRAPGMAATDSRSRSVRSGASTPGSTAVTPGTPPSYACRTPGSRTPGSHTPKSFSILQEKKVAVIRTPPKSPSTAHRQLKVLNQPLPDLTNVKSKIGSTSNLKHQPKGGQVMIPSVKLDFSHVQSKCGSLAKIQHTAGGGNVQIQTKKHDMSHVTAKCGSMSNIRHRPGGGNVRIDSVKLDFKDKAQSKVRSLDNTTHTPGGGNIMIESHKLTFRETAKARVDHGAEIVVTHTPGVETGGTSPRMSSAGSINLLESPQLCTLAQDVTAALAKQGL, from the exons ATGGCAGACGGTCGGCAGCCAGACGAGCACTGGGCCTCCAACGGCCGAGAGAACGGCGAGAACGGCTACTCCGCCTACGGCTCCGGCTACAAGGAGAACGGATTCCACGGCGGGGCGGCTGCACATCCTGGAACGACAG TGGATGAGTCAGCCAATttgcctccctcccctcccccctctccatccGCTGAGCAGATCGGGCCCGTGGCACAAG AAGATAAAGTAGAGAAGGAGgtggatgaggagcaggaggaggagcaagaggaggagcaggaggaggagcagcaggagcaggaggctcCCGACAGGCCCCAGGAGGAGGTGACATATGAGCAGCCAGGAGACTCGCTCTTAGAGCAGGCAGATTATTTAGCAGAGCCCCAGGCTTTTGGCTGCCAGCAGACACCTGAGGTCCTCAATGGAGGAGCTCATCCAGGTGAACGCAGCTCGTCtccaaaaggtgtgtgtgtgtgtctgtgtgtggttcaACTGAGTGAATGTGCGACTGTTCTCTTCCTTCTTTGCATGATCCTCTCGTGCTCTGTTTATCGAGCACGGAGACTTTTCCTCTCTCGGTTTCCAAAGTGTGATGCGACTCCGGCTTTGCCGCCGACCTTCCTCCGGCTTCTTTGCTCTTCAGCTTCTGCTTCGACACCTGAAGTGACACAACACCACACTTTGATTTTTGTGCTTTCCTCATACCATACGCTTTCCATCGGAGCGACATTAGAAGACCTGATCAACCATGTTGCGGTTGATCACCTCTCTGCCCTCTTGTATTGCCAGCTACATTGCAAATGCCAATATCACTGTGTGAACG ATGGAGAAAGTTGTACAGTGTCCTTCGAACTCGCAGCCCGGCCGGAAGAAGAATGTCTCAGTCCGGAGTcgggtgagtctgtggtgaaggaAGACGAGCAGCAAGTGCCGTCGCTGCTCGGGAAGCAGCCGGTTGTTGAGAAATCGAATCCTGAAGGGGAAGAAGTCGCCTTGAGTgaagctcttcctcctccgtctGTGAAAGATGAAGAAGCTTCCTCGATGGAGGAGGCAAGAAAAGATGAAGAGGGTGAAGTAGAAGAGTCAGAAGAGGTGAAAGAGTCAGAAGAGGTGAAAGAGTCAGAAGAGTCGGCGCCAAGCAAAGAGAAACCGAAAGCTGAGTCCATAGATACAGAACAAGATGGAGGTAGTGACATTAGAATGCAGGAGACACCAGTGACTGAGATTGAAAACCTCAAATCGAGTCCAGAACCTGGTGCAGAGACCGAGAGCACATCTGGGAAGTTGGTAGAACAGAAACCAGGAGCTGCAACTTACTTTGAGACGTCCTCAAAAATCCCCGGAGACAATTCAGCGCAAACTCAGAGCTATTACGAGCTCAGCACAGCGGCAGAGACGGAGTCAAGAGAACCTGAAGATGTTGTTCTGAAGcaagaggacgaagaggaggagacagtgaaGACGTCCAGCTGTGAAGTGTCTATAGAGCAGGGAAGCCTCTCGTTGAACATCACTGTCGGATCCTTGGAGAAggagtccagctccttctctgAGAGTTTGTGTCCAATCAGTGGAAGTTTTGATGAAGCCGACGTTCCCCCTTCAACGCCTCCCGTGGAGAGCCATGACCCCAAGCTTCCTCCAGCGGTGTCCATCACTCAAACATCTGCTGACGCACACGAGGATGCTCTTGCTGAAGAGACGCCTCCAAGTCCTGACGAGGAAATGTCCAGTTTCTGCCTCTCTGAGATGTTGGACCTGGCGGGAGCGCTGCCTCAGCTgtcgggggggaggagggaggtcgACCACATGAGGAGAAAGTCGGTGCCCACCAATGTGTCGTCCCTCGTGGGCAGCTCTTTGGCCCGGCTCGCTTTGGGAGATACCATCTCGAGGAGAGAAAACCAGCTGGAGGAACTGGGCTACTGTGTTTTCAACGAGTACTCGGGGCCGATGCCCTCACCGGCAGACGTTCCCAGTCCTGGACACTCTCCACACCAGTGCTTCCAGTCTGTGGAGAGCGAGGTTGAGGAAGAGCTCAGTGGTTACAAGGGGATCCAGCAACCAGAGAAGAAGGACTCACCAGTGATGACGTCCAAAATGATGGAAAGAGCCGTGACGAGCGGAGTGAAACCCGATCGCCTGAGAATCCCAATGACCGGCTCCAAAGACAGGCTGAATGAGTTCCGTTTGGAGAGCGGCCTGACTGGCGACCTCAAGATCCAAGCCATCCCTGAGGTGGACGTGGAGAAAGACCCGTCCAGAGAGGCTTCCCCCATCCCACCGGACAGTTCCTTCACTTTCTGTCCTGTGGACCCTTTGAGCAGAATTCCAAAGAGTCCCACCGTCCCCAAATCTCCAGAGGACGCACTTTCAGAAAGCCAAGACGCTAAAGACGAAGCTGGGGAAGATGTCAAAGCGGAGGACGAGTTAGAatctgagagcagagaggatAAAAAGCCAGAGTTGGACAAAGACACGACGCCAACCGAGCAGAAAGAATCAGAACAAAGTAAAGAAGCAAACAGATCCTCagtcttctctccatcttcagaagagaagaagattcaagaggtcacagaaacacaagagatCCCAAAAGCCCAAATCCACTCACAAATAACCACCTCCATCATCGTCATACCTCAAgcacaaacagaggaagaggatgaagacgaTATAGAGATGGCTGAAGAGCCtcaggagatgatggaggaaCTAGAGGAGCCTGTTCCTCCGAAGACGCATGAGGctgaagacagaaagaaagaggaggagacgggaggCGACCAGGTGGTGGAAGAAGAGCCAAagtcaggaggagaagaacggAGTCGTGGTGCGACCCACTCGTCTCCGTGCTCCGACaagggaggaggcagagaggacgGGAcgggggaggaagaagaagggaggaaacaggaagaggaggtagagaagaggatggatgaagaggaggaagagaagaggatggatgaagaggaggagaaagacgtAGAGATCGGTCAGGAGGTGCAGGAGACGAGTCAGGGGGAGAACGATGAGACCACACTGGACGTCTCCATCCTGGACACAGACAGTGGCTGGATGGACTCACAAG ATGAGGACAAAAGTATTATGACCGAGCAAATCGAGGCCCTTCCTCTCACCCAGAGTTCCACCGGCTCGCCAGCGGTGGACAGACCCGCTAAACGGGCCCCTGGCAGAGGAAGGGGCCCCGCTGGCACCGCTGAGAGCAAAGTGTCCCGCAAAGTGCCCGGCCACCATCCCAGAGAGGAgacgaagaagaaaaaag TAGGCATGAGGAGGGCTGAGCAGAATAAGCTGTCAGTCCTCCAAACTCGCTCTCCATCTCGAAAGAGCGCAGGCAGAGCGGCGGCCAGACACCCGCGGCCCGCTCTGCTGCACGGCCCTGCTAGACGCAAGGCCTCAGGTGAacacg TCTTTGCAGGCATGGAGAGCCACCAGCCCCTCAGTGTGGCCCACCAGTCCAGGGAGAGGACCAct GAGAGAGCGTACCGCAGCCCGGAGAAGAGGTCGTCCCTCCCCCGGCCGGCCAAGTCCCTGACACGCCACATCCCGGCTGCGGAGCAGGACGACAGCACCCCCTGCAGGCCAACCT CGATCCGGTCCAGAGGGGACAGCAGGTCTCGAAGGGCCCCTGGTATGGCAG ccacAGACTCCCGTTCTCGGTCAGTCCGTAGCGGCGCCTCCACCCCCGGCTCCACCGCCGTCACGCCCGGCACACCCCCGAGCTACGCCTGCCGCACCCCGGGGTCACGCACCCCCGGCAGCCACACCCCCAAGTCCTTCAGCATCCTCCAGGAGAAGAAGGTGGCGGTGATCCGGACTCCGCCCAAGTCGCCGTCCACCGCCCATCGGCAGCTGAAGGTTCTCAACCAGCCGCTGCCCGACCTGACGAATGTCAAGTCTAAGATCGGCTCCACCTCCAACCTCAAGCATCAGCCCAAGGGCGGACAG GTCATGATTCCAAGTGTGAAACTGGACTTTAGCCACGTTCAGTCTAAATGTGGCTCCCTGGCAAAGATCCAGCACACGGCCGGAGGAGGAAAC GTCCAGATCCAGACCAAGAAGCACGACATGAGCCACGTCACCGCAAAATGTGGCTCAATGTCCAACATCCGCCACAGGCCAG GGGGCGGTAACGTGCGCATCGACAGTGTGAAGCTGGACTTCAAGGATAAGGCCCAGTCCAAGGTCCGCTCGCTGGACAACACCACCCACACTCCTGGAGGGGGCAACATTATG ATCGAGAGCCACAAGCTGACCTTCAGGGAAACGGCCAAAGCCCGAGTGGACCACGGCGCCGAGATCGTGGTCACCCACACCCCCGGCGTGGAGACGGGAGGCACGTCCCCTCGCATGTCCTCCGCCGGCAGCATCAACCTGCTGGAGTCGCCTCAGCTCTGCACGCTGGCCCAGGACGTCACCGCCGCCCTCGCCAAGCAGGGCTTATGA